One genomic region from Gossypium hirsutum isolate 1008001.06 chromosome D13, Gossypium_hirsutum_v2.1, whole genome shotgun sequence encodes:
- the LOC107918907 gene encoding protein PELPK1, protein MASFNCFALAFLMALSFASIDVGVAARHLLQQPQTPSLLKKTFPPLPSFPKPSFPRPSIPSFPKPSIPSFPKPSIPSFPRPGVLPPLPSRLPSRPKATLAPLPSIPSVPQIPTAIPSIPFFSPPLSHSTP, encoded by the coding sequence ATGGCATCTTTCAATTGCTTTGCTTTAGCATTCTTGATGGCTTTGTCATTTGCAAGCATTGATGTTGGGGTAGCAGCTCGTCACCTTCTGCAGCAGCCTCAAACGCCAAGTTTGTTAAAAAAAACATTCCCACCATTGCCTTCTTTCCCTAAACCATCATTCCCAAGGCCATCCATACCATCATTCCCAAAGCCATCCATACCATCATTCCCAAAGCCATCCATACCATCATTCCCAAGGCCTGGGGTGCTTCCTCCACTTCCTTCCAGACTTCCAAGTCGACCAAAGGCCACACTGGCCCCTCTGCCAAGCATTCCCTCGGTCCCCCAAATCCCAACTGCAATTCCCTCTATTCCTTTCTTTTCTCCACCACTTTCTCATTCTACTCCTTGA